In Peromyscus eremicus chromosome 15, PerEre_H2_v1, whole genome shotgun sequence, a genomic segment contains:
- the LOC131925835 gene encoding small ribosomal subunit protein eS21-like, whose translation MQNDADEFVDLYMPRKCSSSSRIIGAKDHASIQMNVAEVDRVTGRFNGQFKVYAICGAIRRMGESDDSILRLAKADGIVSKNF comes from the coding sequence ATGCAGAACGACGCCGACGAGTTCGTGGACCTGTACATGCCGCGGAAATGCTCCTCGAGCAGCCGCATTATTGGTGCCAAGGACCACGCATCCATCCAGATGAATGTGGCCGAGGTTGACAGGGTCACAGGCCGGTTTAATGGCCAGTTTAAAGTCTATGCTATCTGTGGGGCCATTCGAAGGATGGGTGAATCAGATGACTCTATTCTCCGATTGGCTAAGGCTGATGGAATTGTCTCAAAGAACTTTTGA